One region of Acidovorax sp. T1 genomic DNA includes:
- the urtA gene encoding urea ABC transporter substrate-binding protein produces MQRRYSLKALAAVATLAGLSALPAHAQDTIKVGILHSLSGTMAISETVLKDTVLMAIDEINAKGGVLGKKLEPVVVDPASNWPLFAEKTKQLLGQDKVSVIFGCWTSVSRKSVLPVVEEMNGLLFYPVQYEGEELSKNVFYTGAAPNQQAIPAVDYLMSKDGGGAKRWVLLGTDYVYPRTTNKILRAYLKSKGVKDSDIDEKYTPFGHADYQTIVADIKKFSQGGKTAVVSTINGDSNVPFYKELGNAGLKAKDVPVVAFSVGEEELRGVDTKPLVGHLAAWNYFQSIKSPANTEFIKKWSDYAKAKGIAGHKDKPLTNDPMEATYIGINMWKQAVEKAKSTDVDKVIAAMAGQTFKAPSGIVSKMDEKNHHLHKSVFIGEIKADGQFNVVWKTPGPVKAKPWSPYIEGNDKKKDEPEKK; encoded by the coding sequence ATGCAACGTCGTTATTCCCTCAAGGCCCTCGCGGCCGTCGCTACGCTCGCTGGCCTGTCTGCGCTGCCAGCCCATGCCCAGGACACGATCAAGGTCGGCATCCTGCACAGCCTGTCGGGCACCATGGCCATCTCCGAGACCGTGTTGAAAGACACCGTGCTCATGGCGATCGACGAGATCAACGCCAAGGGCGGCGTGCTGGGCAAGAAGCTCGAACCCGTGGTGGTGGACCCGGCCTCCAATTGGCCCCTGTTCGCTGAAAAGACCAAACAGCTGCTGGGCCAGGACAAGGTCTCGGTCATCTTCGGCTGCTGGACCTCGGTGTCGCGCAAGTCGGTGCTGCCCGTCGTGGAAGAAATGAACGGCCTGCTGTTCTACCCCGTGCAGTACGAGGGTGAAGAGCTGTCCAAGAACGTGTTCTACACCGGCGCAGCGCCCAACCAGCAAGCCATCCCCGCTGTGGACTACCTGATGAGCAAGGACGGCGGCGGTGCCAAGCGCTGGGTGCTGCTGGGTACCGACTATGTGTACCCCCGCACCACCAACAAGATCCTGCGCGCCTACCTCAAGTCCAAGGGCGTGAAGGACAGCGACATCGACGAGAAGTACACCCCGTTCGGCCACGCTGACTACCAGACCATCGTGGCCGACATCAAGAAGTTCAGCCAGGGCGGCAAGACGGCGGTGGTCTCCACCATCAACGGCGACTCGAATGTGCCCTTCTACAAGGAACTGGGCAACGCAGGCCTGAAGGCCAAGGACGTGCCGGTGGTCGCGTTCAGCGTGGGCGAAGAAGAACTGCGCGGCGTGGACACCAAGCCGCTGGTGGGCCACCTGGCTGCCTGGAACTACTTCCAGTCCATCAAGAGCCCGGCCAACACCGAGTTCATCAAGAAGTGGAGCGACTACGCCAAGGCCAAGGGCATTGCCGGCCACAAGGACAAGCCGCTCACCAACGATCCGATGGAAGCCACCTACATCGGCATCAACATGTGGAAGCAAGCGGTTGAAAAGGCCAAGAGCACGGACGTGGACAAGGTCATCGCCGCCATGGCCGGCCAGACCTTCAAGGCGCCGTCGGGCATCGTGAGCAAGATGGATGAGAAGAACCACCACCTGCACAAGAGCGTGTTCATCGGCGAGATCAAGGCCGACGGCCAGTTCAACGTGGTGTGGAAGACCCCCGGCCCCGTGAAGGCCAAGCCATGGAGCCCGTACATCGAGGGTAACGACAAGAAGAAGGACGAGCCGGAGAAGAAGTAA